Proteins encoded together in one Staphylococcus aureus window:
- a CDS encoding SA0632 family lipoprotein, which produces MKKLIISIMAVMLFLTGCGKSQEKATLEKDIDNLQKENKELKDKKEKLQQEKEKLADKQKDLEKEVKDLKPSKEDNKDDKKDEDKNKDKDKDKEASQDKQSKDQTKSSDKDNHKKPTSADKDQKANDKHQS; this is translated from the coding sequence ATGAAGAAATTAATCATCAGTATTATGGCGGTCATGCTATTTTTAACAGGTTGTGGTAAAAGTCAAGAGAAAGCCACTCTGGAAAAGGATATCGATAATTTACAAAAAGAAAATAAAGAATTAAAAGACAAAAAAGAAAAGCTTCAACAAGAAAAAGAAAAATTAGCAGATAAGCAAAAAGACCTTGAAAAAGAAGTGAAAGATTTAAAACCTTCAAAAGAAGATAACAAGGATGATAAAAAAGACGAAGACAAAAATAAAGACAAAGATAAAGATAAAGAGGCATCACAAGATAAGCAATCAAAAGATCAAACTAAGTCATCGGATAAAGATAATCACAAAAAGCCTACATCAGCAGATAAAGATCAAAAAGCTAATGACAAACACCAATCATAA
- a CDS encoding GNAT family N-acetyltransferase, giving the protein MIYCETERLILRDWHEDDLLPFQKMNANYDVRKYFPSLLSYRRSELDMRTMDAVIKDYGIGLFAVEDKESHQWIGFIGLNYIPETSDYPFKELPLYEIGWRLLPEFWGKGLATEGAKATLKLAEEHQIYDVYSFTAEANKASQRVMEKIGMTVYDHFELPNLSKYHLLKRQVRYYINLRK; this is encoded by the coding sequence ATGATTTATTGTGAAACAGAGCGTTTAATATTAAGAGACTGGCATGAAGATGATCTGTTACCTTTTCAAAAAATGAATGCGAATTATGACGTACGTAAATATTTTCCAAGTTTATTGAGTTATCGTCGTTCAGAATTAGATATGAGAACTATGGATGCGGTTATTAAAGATTATGGCATTGGATTATTTGCTGTAGAAGATAAAGAGTCCCATCAATGGATAGGCTTTATAGGTTTGAATTATATTCCAGAAACAAGCGATTATCCATTTAAAGAATTACCGCTTTATGAAATAGGTTGGCGCTTGTTGCCAGAATTTTGGGGAAAAGGATTAGCAACTGAAGGCGCAAAGGCAACATTGAAGTTAGCAGAAGAACATCAAATATACGATGTCTATAGTTTTACAGCAGAAGCAAATAAAGCTTCACAACGTGTAATGGAAAAAATTGGCATGACAGTGTATGATCATTTCGAATTACCCAATCTAAGTAAGTATCATTTATTAAAAAGGCAAGTGCGCTATTACATTAATCTTCGAAAGTGA
- a CDS encoding GNAT family N-acetyltransferase, with translation MRTLNKDEHNYIKQIANIHETLLSQVESNYKCTKLSIALRYEMICSRLEHTNDKIYIYENEGQLIAFIWGHFSNEKSMVNIELLYVEPQFRKLGIATQLKIALEKWAKTMNAKRISNTIHKNNLPMISLNKDLGYQVSHVKMYKDID, from the coding sequence ATGAGGACACTTAATAAAGATGAACATAATTATATCAAGCAAATAGCTAATATACATGAGACATTATTGTCGCAAGTAGAATCCAACTATAAATGTACTAAACTGAGTATTGCTCTTAGGTACGAGATGATATGTTCAAGATTAGAACATACAAATGATAAAATTTATATATATGAAAATGAAGGTCAATTAATAGCGTTTATTTGGGGACATTTTAGTAATGAAAAAAGTATGGTTAACATTGAACTGCTATATGTTGAACCACAATTTCGCAAACTGGGAATAGCTACGCAACTGAAGATTGCGCTTGAAAAATGGGCAAAAACTATGAATGCAAAGCGAATAAGCAATACAATTCATAAAAATAATTTGCCAATGATATCTTTGAATAAAGATTTAGGTTATCAAGTGAGTCATGTGAAAATGTATAAAGATATTGATTAG
- a CDS encoding DUF1129 family protein, with product MKSTAQLTKENNVKSLRLSNTDREIFENYMTYMRSDFRVNPHDTELIINRILKQLLSAEQHGLLALDFFNHDPKAHAIKELKAMPNETFKNIFKYIYQHIVLLIGIVSFLKGFLGFFMEKNGSNLYFVSFPFSVVVGFFIVFLFIWFSFKTIQLQCFNNSNWIWIFTYLAIILLIVGFFYVFFIPQSLLAFGPYIQVSNWVFIIFSFIVMPIGLRIERNISKKHSHTFL from the coding sequence ATGAAAAGTACTGCGCAATTAACAAAAGAAAATAATGTTAAATCATTAAGATTAAGCAATACTGATAGAGAAATCTTCGAGAATTATATGACTTATATGCGCTCTGACTTTCGCGTCAACCCTCATGATACAGAGTTAATTATTAACCGTATACTCAAACAATTATTAAGCGCAGAACAACATGGTTTATTAGCCTTAGATTTTTTCAATCACGACCCAAAAGCACATGCAATAAAAGAACTAAAAGCGATGCCTAATGAAACATTTAAAAATATTTTTAAATATATCTATCAACACATCGTTCTATTAATTGGGATTGTTAGTTTTCTCAAAGGATTTTTAGGATTTTTCATGGAAAAAAATGGAAGTAATTTATATTTTGTTTCATTCCCGTTTTCAGTAGTCGTTGGATTCTTTATTGTCTTTTTATTTATATGGTTTAGTTTTAAAACAATACAACTGCAGTGTTTTAACAATTCAAATTGGATATGGATATTCACCTATTTAGCAATCATTCTACTAATTGTAGGATTTTTCTATGTATTCTTTATTCCACAATCATTACTTGCCTTTGGACCATATATTCAGGTAAGCAATTGGGTATTTATTATATTTTCATTTATAGTTATGCCTATTGGATTACGCATTGAAAGAAATATTTCGAAAAAACATTCTCATACATTTTTATAA
- a CDS encoding YaiI/YqxD family protein, which translates to MTHIIIDGDACPVVDSIIDLTTETGIFVTIIRSFSHFSNQLYPPHVSTLYVDDGPDAVDYKIVQLSTKDDIVVTQDYGLASLLVDKVLIVMHHNGKIYNSKNIQQLLDKRYMNAQIRKQGGRHKGPPPFTKQDQKVFEQSLLKVIHRIKELD; encoded by the coding sequence GTGACACATATTATTATTGATGGAGATGCTTGTCCTGTTGTTGATTCTATTATAGATTTAACAACTGAGACAGGCATTTTTGTGACAATTATTCGGAGCTTCAGCCATTTTTCGAACCAATTATATCCTCCACATGTATCAACATTATATGTTGATGATGGACCAGATGCAGTTGATTACAAAATTGTTCAATTATCAACGAAGGATGATATCGTAGTCACTCAAGATTATGGACTCGCAAGTTTATTAGTCGACAAAGTCTTAATTGTCATGCATCATAATGGGAAGATATACAATTCCAAAAATATTCAACAACTATTAGATAAACGATATATGAATGCACAAATTAGAAAACAAGGTGGTCGCCACAAAGGTCCCCCACCTTTTACAAAGCAAGATCAAAAAGTGTTTGAACAATCACTATTAAAAGTCATTCATCGAATTAAGGAGCTGGATTAA
- a CDS encoding LysR family transcriptional regulator, with amino-acid sequence MKIEDYRLLITLDETKTLRKAAEILYISQPAVTQRLKAIENAFGVDIFIRTKKQLITTTEGTMIIEHARDMLKRERLFFDKMQAHIGEVNGTISIGCSSLIGQTLLPEVLSLYNAQFPNVEIQVQVGSTEQIKANHRDYHVMITRGNKVMNLANTHLFNDDHYFIFPKNRRDDVTKLPFIEFQADPIYINQIKEWYNDNLEQDYHATITVDQVATCKEMLISGVGVTILPEIMMKNISKEQFEFEKVEIDNEPLIRSTFMSYDPSMLQLPQVDSFVNLMASFVEQPKA; translated from the coding sequence ATGAAGATTGAAGACTATCGTTTACTAATAACATTAGACGAAACGAAAACGTTACGTAAAGCGGCTGAAATTTTATATATATCTCAACCTGCTGTTACACAAAGACTAAAAGCTATTGAAAATGCTTTTGGAGTAGATATTTTTATCAGAACAAAAAAACAATTGATTACAACAACTGAAGGAACAATGATTATTGAGCATGCTCGTGACATGTTGAAAAGAGAGCGATTATTTTTTGACAAAATGCAGGCACATATTGGTGAAGTGAATGGAACAATATCAATCGGGTGTTCTTCTTTGATTGGACAAACCTTACTTCCTGAAGTTTTGAGCCTATATAATGCCCAATTTCCTAATGTTGAAATACAAGTGCAAGTTGGTTCAACTGAACAAATTAAAGCAAATCATAGAGATTATCATGTTATGATAACTCGTGGAAATAAGGTAATGAATTTAGCTAACACACATTTATTTAATGATGATCATTATTTTATTTTTCCAAAAAATAGACGAGATGATGTTACAAAGTTACCATTTATAGAGTTTCAAGCTGATCCGATTTATATAAATCAAATAAAAGAATGGTATAACGATAATTTAGAACAAGATTACCATGCAACTATTACAGTGGATCAAGTAGCAACTTGCAAAGAAATGTTGATTAGTGGTGTAGGTGTTACAATCTTGCCAGAAATTATGATGAAAAATATCAGCAAAGAACAATTTGAGTTTGAAAAAGTAGAAATTGATAATGAACCGCTGATTCGTTCGACATTTATGAGTTATGATCCGAGCATGTTGCAATTGCCACAAGTTGATTCTTTTGTAAATCTCATGGCGAGCTTTGTTGAACAACCAAAGGCGTAG
- a CDS encoding undecaprenyl-diphosphate phosphatase yields MFIIELIKGIILGVVEGLTEFAPVSSTGHMILVDDMWLKSSEFLGSQSAFTFKIVIQLGSVFAAAWVFRERFLEILHIGKHKHVEGDNDQQRRSKPRRLNLLHVLVGMVPAGILGLLFDDFIEEHLFSVPTVMIGLFVGAIYMIIADKYSAKVKNPQTVDQISYFQAFVIGISQAVAMWPGFSRSGSTISTGVLMKLNHKAASDFTFIMAVPIMLAASGLSLLKHYQDIQIADIPFYILGFLAAFTVGLIAIKTFLHLINKIKLIPFAIYRIVLVIFIAILYFGFGIGKGI; encoded by the coding sequence ATGTTTATCATTGAATTAATAAAAGGTATTATCTTAGGGGTCGTCGAAGGATTAACAGAATTTGCACCTGTTTCCTCTACTGGACATATGATCCTAGTTGATGATATGTGGTTAAAATCATCTGAATTTTTAGGTTCTCAGTCAGCATTTACATTTAAAATCGTCATCCAATTAGGATCCGTCTTTGCAGCAGCATGGGTGTTCCGCGAACGCTTCTTAGAGATTTTACATATTGGTAAACACAAACATGTTGAAGGAGATAACGATCAACAAAGACGTTCAAAGCCAAGACGTTTAAATTTATTACATGTATTAGTGGGTATGGTGCCAGCAGGTATTTTAGGCTTACTATTTGATGATTTCATCGAAGAACATTTATTTAGTGTGCCAACTGTTATGATTGGCTTATTCGTAGGTGCTATCTATATGATTATTGCTGATAAATACTCAGCTAAAGTTAAAAACCCACAAACAGTAGATCAAATCAGTTATTTCCAAGCATTTGTAATTGGTATTTCTCAAGCAGTAGCTATGTGGCCTGGTTTCAGCCGTTCAGGCTCAACAATTTCAACTGGGGTATTAATGAAATTAAATCATAAAGCAGCATCGGACTTTACATTTATTATGGCTGTTCCAATTATGTTAGCAGCTAGTGGTTTATCTTTATTAAAACATTATCAAGATATTCAGATTGCTGATATACCTTTTTATATTTTAGGCTTTTTAGCTGCATTTACTGTTGGACTAATTGCAATCAAAACATTCTTGCATCTAATTAACAAAATCAAACTAATTCCATTTGCCATTTACAGAATTGTATTAGTAATCTTTATTGCTATACTTTACTTCGGATTTGGCATTGGTAAAGGTATTTAA
- a CDS encoding ABC transporter ATP-binding protein/permease encodes MKKLTTILFQYKIFPVLMFLVSTGLGIIVITQNILIADFLAKIIRHQFQGLWIVLFILLGVLLLRATVQFLNQWLGDTLAFKVKHMLRQRVIYKNNGHPIGEQMTILTENIDGLAPFYKSYLPQVFKSMMVPLIIIIAMFFIHFNTALIMLITAPFIPLFYIIFGLKTRDESKDQMTYLNQFSQRFLNIAKGLVTLKLFNRTEQTEKHIYDDSTQFRTLTMRILRSAFLSGLMLEFISMLGIGLVALEATLSLVVFHNIDFKTAAIAIILAPEFYNAIKDLGQAFHTGKQSEGASDVVFEFLEQPNYNNEFLLKYEENQKPFIQLTDISFRYDDSDRLVLNDLNLEIFKGDQIALVGPSGAGKSTLTHLIAGVYQPTIGTISTNQRDLNIGILSQQPYIFSASIKENITMFKDIENNTIEEVLDEVGLLDKVQSFTKGINTIIGEGGEMLSGGQMRRIELCRLLVMKPDLVIFDEPATGLDIQTEHMIQNVLFQHFKDTTMIVIAHRDNTIRHLQRRLYIENGRLIADDRNISVNITENGDDL; translated from the coding sequence GTGAAAAAATTAACAACAATACTGTTTCAATATAAAATTTTTCCGGTACTCATGTTCTTGGTCAGTACTGGTCTCGGCATAATCGTTATAACGCAAAATATTTTAATAGCAGATTTTTTAGCTAAAATTATAAGACATCAATTTCAAGGTTTATGGATTGTATTATTTATTTTATTAGGTGTTTTACTTTTAAGAGCAACTGTGCAATTTCTAAATCAATGGTTAGGTGATACATTAGCATTTAAAGTTAAGCATATGCTTAGACAGCGGGTTATTTATAAAAATAATGGTCATCCAATCGGTGAACAAATGACTATACTCACAGAAAACATTGATGGTCTAGCACCTTTTTATAAGAGTTATTTGCCTCAAGTGTTCAAATCAATGATGGTTCCGCTCATCATAATCATTGCAATGTTTTTCATCCATTTCAATACCGCATTAATTATGTTAATAACTGCACCATTTATTCCTTTGTTTTATATTATTTTCGGTTTGAAAACGCGAGATGAGTCAAAAGATCAAATGACTTATTTGAATCAATTTAGTCAACGGTTTTTAAATATTGCTAAAGGTTTAGTGACGTTAAAGCTATTTAATCGTACAGAGCAAACAGAGAAGCATATTTACGACGATAGTACTCAGTTTAGAACTTTAACAATGCGCATTTTACGCAGTGCTTTTTTATCGGGATTAATGCTCGAATTTATAAGTATGTTAGGTATTGGATTGGTTGCATTGGAAGCAACGCTAAGCTTAGTAGTATTTCATAATATTGATTTTAAAACTGCGGCAATTGCGATTATTTTAGCGCCTGAATTTTATAATGCAATTAAGGACTTAGGGCAAGCGTTCCATACTGGAAAACAAAGTGAAGGTGCCAGTGACGTTGTGTTTGAGTTTTTAGAACAACCGAACTATAATAATGAATTTCTATTAAAGTATGAGGAAAACCAAAAGCCATTTATTCAGTTAACAGACATATCATTTCGATATGATGATTCTGATAGATTGGTATTAAATGATTTAAATTTGGAAATATTTAAAGGTGATCAAATTGCACTTGTAGGTCCAAGCGGGGCAGGTAAATCCACTTTGACACATCTTATTGCAGGTGTTTATCAGCCAACAATAGGTACTATAAGTACAAACCAGCGTGATTTAAATATAGGAATACTTAGTCAACAGCCATATATTTTCAGTGCTTCTATAAAAGAGAATATTACGATGTTTAAAGATATAGAAAATAATACTATTGAAGAAGTGCTAGACGAAGTAGGTTTATTAGACAAAGTGCAATCTTTCACAAAAGGCATTAACACAATAATAGGTGAAGGAGGCGAAATGTTATCTGGTGGACAGATGAGACGCATAGAACTTTGCCGTCTTTTAGTTATGAAGCCAGATCTCGTTATATTTGATGAGCCTGCAACTGGTTTAGATATTCAAACAGAACACATGATTCAGAACGTTCTGTTTCAACATTTTAAAGATACAACGATGATTGTCATTGCACATAGAGATAATACAATTCGCCATTTACAACGACGCTTGTATATAGAAAATGGAAGACTGATTGCTGATGATCGCAATATTTCAGTAAATATAACAGAAAATGGTGATGACTTATGA
- a CDS encoding DUF456 domain-containing protein yields the protein MTIILWLLIIAAFMLAFVGLIKPIIPSVLVLWVGFLIYQFGFHNQHLSWVFYVSMALLTILILCADFLANKYFVNRFGGSKFGEYAALIGVVIGCFVLPPFGIIIIPFILVFIVELIQGYSFERAVKVSIGSIVAFLTSSIAQAIIMFIMIVWFFIDALLIN from the coding sequence ATGACAATTATTTTATGGCTACTTATCATCGCTGCCTTCATGTTAGCATTTGTTGGGTTGATTAAGCCGATTATTCCTTCTGTTTTAGTATTATGGGTTGGCTTTTTAATCTATCAATTTGGCTTTCATAATCAGCATTTATCATGGGTGTTTTATGTATCTATGGCATTGCTAACAATATTAATTTTATGTGCCGACTTTTTAGCTAATAAATATTTTGTGAATCGCTTCGGTGGTTCTAAGTTTGGAGAGTATGCAGCTTTAATTGGTGTGGTTATTGGATGTTTTGTTTTACCGCCATTTGGAATTATTATTATACCTTTTATTTTGGTATTCATAGTTGAATTAATACAAGGCTATTCATTTGAAAGAGCAGTTAAAGTAAGTATAGGTTCAATCGTAGCATTTTTAACAAGTAGTATAGCTCAAGCAATCATTATGTTTATAATGATTGTATGGTTCTTTATAGATGCTTTATTGATTAATTAA
- the mgrA gene encoding HTH-type transcriptional regulator MgrA produces MSDQHNLKEQLCFSLYNAQRQVNRYYSNKVFKKYNLTYPQFLVLTILWDESPVNVKKVVTELALDTGTVSPLLKRMEQVDLIKRERSEVDQREVFIHLTDKSETIRPELSNASDKVASASSLSQDEVKELNRLLGKVIHAFDETKEK; encoded by the coding sequence ATGTCTGATCAACATAATTTAAAAGAACAGCTATGCTTTAGTTTGTACAATGCTCAAAGACAAGTTAATCGCTACTACTCTAACAAAGTTTTTAAGAAGTACAATCTAACATACCCACAATTTCTTGTCTTAACAATTTTATGGGATGAATCTCCTGTAAACGTCAAGAAAGTCGTAACTGAATTAGCACTCGATACTGGTACAGTATCACCATTATTAAAACGAATGGAACAAGTAGACTTAATTAAGCGTGAACGTTCCGAAGTCGATCAACGTGAAGTATTTATTCACTTGACTGACAAAAGTGAAACTATTAGACCAGAATTAAGTAATGCATCTGACAAAGTCGCTTCAGCTTCTTCTTTATCGCAAGATGAAGTTAAAGAACTTAATCGCTTATTAGGTAAAGTCATTCATGCATTTGATGAAACAAAGGAAAAATAA
- a CDS encoding sugar efflux transporter yields MDMFAALLQIKNYKLFVANMFLLGMGIAVTVPYLVLFATKDLGMTTNQYGLLLASAAISQFTVNSIIARFSDTHHFNRKIIIILALLMGALGFSIYFFVDTIWLFILLYAIFQGLFAPAMPQLYASARESINVSSSKDRAQFANTVLRSMFSLGFLFGPFIGAQLIGLKGYAGLFGGTISIILFTLVLQVFFYKDLNIKHPISTQQHVEKIAPNMFKDKTLLLPFIAFILLHIGQWMYTMNMPLFVTDYLKENEQHVGYLASLCAGLEVPFMIILGVLSSRLQTRTLLIYGAIFGGLFYFSIGVFKNFYMMLAGQVFLAIFLAVLLGIGISYFQDILPDFPGYASTLFSNAMVIGQLGGNLLGGAMSHWVGLENVFFVSAASIMLGMILIFFTKNQKITKEDVIST; encoded by the coding sequence ATGGATATGTTTGCAGCGTTATTACAAATAAAGAATTATAAACTCTTTGTTGCTAATATGTTTCTACTAGGTATGGGTATTGCGGTTACGGTCCCATATCTTGTTCTTTTTGCAACTAAAGATTTAGGTATGACAACAAATCAGTATGGATTACTTCTAGCATCTGCAGCGATTAGCCAGTTTACAGTAAATTCAATTATTGCTAGATTTTCGGATACGCATCACTTTAATAGAAAAATTATTATTATTCTCGCATTATTAATGGGTGCGCTTGGTTTTTCAATATACTTTTTTGTAGATACAATCTGGTTATTCATATTACTATATGCGATTTTCCAAGGATTATTTGCACCAGCAATGCCCCAACTTTACGCATCTGCTAGAGAATCTATCAATGTTTCAAGCTCTAAAGATAGAGCTCAATTTGCCAACACAGTATTACGTTCAATGTTCTCATTGGGCTTTTTATTTGGTCCATTTATTGGTGCCCAATTAATCGGATTAAAAGGCTATGCTGGATTGTTTGGTGGAACAATAAGTATCATTTTATTTACTTTAGTACTTCAAGTGTTTTTCTATAAGGATTTAAACATTAAACACCCTATTAGTACGCAACAACATGTTGAAAAAATTGCTCCTAATATGTTTAAAGACAAAACGCTTTTATTACCATTTATTGCATTTATTTTATTACACATTGGACAATGGATGTATACGATGAATATGCCTTTATTTGTTACTGATTATTTAAAAGAAAATGAACAACATGTCGGTTATTTAGCTAGTTTATGTGCTGGTTTAGAAGTGCCATTTATGATCATTCTTGGCGTTTTATCATCTAGATTACAGACTCGAACATTGTTGATTTATGGAGCGATTTTTGGTGGTTTATTCTACTTCAGCATTGGGGTATTTAAAAACTTCTATATGATGTTAGCAGGACAGGTGTTTTTAGCTATTTTCTTAGCGGTTCTTTTAGGAATTGGTATTAGTTATTTCCAAGATATCTTACCAGATTTTCCAGGATACGCTTCAACACTATTTTCTAATGCAATGGTTATTGGACAGTTAGGCGGTAACCTATTAGGTGGTGCTATGAGTCACTGGGTAGGTTTGGAAAATGTATTTTTTGTATCAGCAGCATCAATCATGTTAGGTATGATACTTATATTCTTTACTAAAAATCAAAAAATTACAAAAGAGGATGTGATATCAACATGA
- a CDS encoding amino acid ABC transporter ATP-binding/permease protein → MKTRLKFQVDKDLLLAIVVGVCGSLVALAMFFLSGYMVTQSALGAPLYALMILVVTVKLFGFLRAITRYVERLISHKATFTMLRDIRVQFFGKLVNVIPNVYRKLSSSDLISRMISRVEALQNIYLRVYYPPVVIGLTALVTVIVLAFISIGHALLIMVSMLFTLLIVPWLSSKKARTLKKHAANEQARFLNHFYDYKAGMDELRRFNQINHYRDNLMAKLNHFDKLQLKEQRFLTIYDFILNIIAMLSIFGSLVLGLIQINAGQLNIIYMTSIVLMVLTLFEQAVPMTNVAYYKADTDQALHDINEVISVPSTNGKKRLNDKYDATNIYEVKDASFKYWNQQTYVLSDINFNVNRGEKIAIVGPSGSGKSTLLQIMAGLYQLDSGSVRFENMDMFEIDDKDKFESLNVLLQSQQLFDGTIRQNLFTDEKDEAVQAIFKQLDLEHLALERQIDLDGHTLSGGEIQRLAITRMLLKDTASTWILDEPTTALDKQNSLKVMDLIEAHAETLIVATHDLTLLSRFETIIVMINGKIVEKGNYQQLLANQGALWNMIQYNA, encoded by the coding sequence ATGAAAACACGACTAAAATTTCAAGTAGATAAGGATTTATTGTTAGCTATAGTTGTTGGTGTTTGTGGAAGTTTAGTTGCGCTCGCCATGTTTTTCTTAAGTGGTTATATGGTGACACAAAGTGCACTTGGTGCGCCACTATACGCTCTGATGATTTTAGTCGTTACAGTAAAATTGTTTGGGTTTTTAAGAGCTATTACTCGATACGTAGAGCGCCTTATTTCTCATAAAGCTACATTTACAATGCTACGTGATATTCGGGTACAGTTTTTCGGTAAATTAGTAAATGTCATTCCTAATGTTTACCGTAAACTGAGTTCTAGTGATTTAATTTCACGTATGATTAGTCGTGTTGAGGCATTACAAAATATATATTTACGTGTTTATTATCCACCAGTCGTCATCGGTTTGACAGCGCTAGTTACAGTCATAGTTTTGGCGTTCATTTCAATCGGCCATGCGCTATTGATTATGGTTAGCATGTTGTTCACTTTACTCATTGTTCCTTGGTTAAGCTCAAAAAAAGCACGTACTTTAAAGAAACATGCAGCTAATGAACAGGCCCGATTTTTAAATCATTTTTATGATTATAAAGCTGGTATGGATGAACTACGTCGATTTAATCAAATTAATCATTATCGAGATAATTTGATGGCTAAATTAAATCATTTTGATAAATTACAACTTAAAGAGCAACGCTTTTTAACGATTTATGATTTTATATTAAATATTATTGCTATGCTTTCGATTTTTGGTAGTTTAGTTCTAGGATTAATTCAAATTAATGCAGGCCAACTAAATATTATTTATATGACGAGTATAGTTTTAATGGTCTTAACTTTATTTGAACAAGCTGTACCAATGACAAATGTCGCGTATTATAAAGCGGATACTGACCAAGCATTGCACGATATTAATGAAGTGATATCTGTACCTTCTACTAATGGAAAAAAACGTCTTAATGATAAGTATGATGCAACGAACATTTATGAAGTTAAGGATGCTAGTTTTAAGTATTGGAATCAGCAAACGTATGTGTTGTCGGATATTAATTTTAATGTTAATAGAGGCGAAAAGATTGCGATTGTGGGTCCTTCTGGTTCAGGAAAAAGTACATTACTACAAATTATGGCAGGGTTATATCAATTAGATAGTGGCTCTGTTCGTTTCGAAAATATGGATATGTTTGAAATAGATGACAAAGATAAGTTTGAATCGTTAAATGTCTTGCTACAATCTCAACAATTATTTGATGGTACAATACGTCAAAATTTATTTACCGATGAAAAAGATGAAGCGGTGCAAGCAATATTTAAGCAATTAGATTTAGAACATTTGGCACTAGAACGTCAAATTGACTTAGATGGTCATACATTATCTGGCGGAGAAATTCAGCGTTTAGCGATTACGAGGATGTTATTAAAAGATACTGCATCAACATGGATTTTAGATGAACCAACAACTGCATTAGATAAACAAAATAGTTTAAAAGTTATGGATTTAATTGAAGCACATGCAGAAACATTAATTGTTGCTACACACGATTTAACTTTATTGTCACGTTTTGAGACCATCATTGTGATGATAAATGGTAAAATAGTTGAAAAGGGAAACTATCAACAATTACTAGCTAATCAAGGTGCTTTATGGAATATGATTCAATATAATGCATAA
- a CDS encoding TIGR00730 family Rossman fold protein, whose translation MKRIAVYCGASKGHDPSYVQKAYDLGKYFAEQGYELVFGAGSIGIMGAIQDGVLDHGGKAIGVMPKMLDEHEITSQRLTELILVDSMHERKNKMAELADAFVMAPGGAGSLEEFFEMYSWAQIGIHEKPIAIYNINGFFNPLQTMIDHMIEEGFIDPKYRALAPLCDTKESLIESILNFKPLGTRSYD comes from the coding sequence ATGAAACGAATCGCAGTTTATTGTGGTGCAAGCAAAGGTCATGACCCTTCATATGTACAAAAAGCATACGATTTAGGTAAATATTTTGCTGAACAAGGTTATGAATTAGTATTTGGTGCAGGGTCAATTGGCATTATGGGTGCCATTCAAGATGGTGTATTAGATCATGGCGGCAAAGCTATTGGCGTCATGCCTAAAATGTTAGATGAACATGAAATCACAAGCCAACGTTTAACTGAATTAATTTTAGTTGATTCTATGCATGAACGTAAAAATAAAATGGCAGAACTTGCAGATGCATTTGTCATGGCTCCTGGTGGCGCAGGTTCACTAGAAGAATTTTTCGAAATGTATAGTTGGGCTCAAATAGGTATCCATGAAAAGCCTATTGCCATTTATAATATTAATGGCTTTTTCAATCCACTACAAACAATGATTGACCATATGATTGAGGAAGGTTTTATTGATCCTAAGTATCGTGCTCTTGCACCGTTATGCGACACTAAGGAATCATTAATTGAATCAATATTAAATTTCAAACCTCTGGGTACTCGTTCATACGATTAA